In Anopheles arabiensis isolate DONGOLA chromosome 2, AaraD3, whole genome shotgun sequence, the genomic window CGACCAGGCGCTCGATGGCATCACGATATCGGCCGCCGAATTGCCGAGGCTAATCATGTTCATTGCCATCTGGGGCGGTTTCATCGTCGAGTCGAACGAACGAATGTGCAGCACGTTCCACGTTTCGTACAGCGTGACGCGCTTCTTCTTCACCTCCTGCGGCGAAGAACGCACGCTACCACTGCCACTATTACTAATGTCACGCACGACGCCGGTGGCGGAGCGGGCCACATTCGCCGGCGTTTTCTGCCCGAACGGTGCCGCCGGCGACCGCTTCGAGGGAGAGTTTTCGTTCGAAGAGGACACCAGCTTCACGTTGTTGTCCGGATCGGTGAGATCGATCGAGTAGTGATTGTCGCCCGAACCGCCCGCCTGCTTCGACCGGGGACGATTGTCGCCCAGCTTCATGGTCGCGTTCAGTATTCGGGGCGGCTGCAGCGACCGTCTCGTCGTGGCAGCAGCGCCACCGCCCGCCGCCTTGCCTCCCGCACTGCCCGGCGGGATGCGCTTTGTGGCGTAGCCGTAGTTTTCGTCCTGCTTCGCATTGCCCGATGGCCGGGAACGGCCTCGCACCGCACCGACCGTAACCAGCCGGGTGTCCTTGTCGGCGCTCACGATGTTCTTCTGCAGCACGTCCTCGAAGTCAACGACATCGTTCTCGCTGAGCTCATTCGTCGCCGGGCGGGCCCGCTGCTTTCCTCCCTTCAGCTCGCCCTTGGCCGGCATGTCGCGGATGTGCCGGCGCACTTTCTGCAGGTGCTCGAGCGAGATTGGCCGCTTGCGCTCGAGGATGGACGCCACCAGCTGGTTGTTCGTCTTGCCGTCCTCCTGCTTGCGGTCCGCCTGCGCCTCTTCCTGCTCGGACATGTCCTCCGAATCGAATGCTGCCTCCTCGTCCAACCTACGCCGCAGGTCGCCGGAGCTTTTCGAGCGCATCTTTATAATATCGCTCACGTTCACGATCGTTATCGTCGGCGATGGTTTTGTTAGTTTCGTTTCGGGCAATGATCGATTGGCCATTGGGggggcaccaccaccaccaccaccggtgccAGTTTTCTCCGTCTTTACCAACTGGCCCGGCGTGAAGGTACCCTTCGGCGGACGGCCCCGTTCCCGCGCCAGGGTTTGGAATGAGGTGGACGATCGGTTGGGCTTCTTATCTTCCAGCTCGTAGTTATCTTCCGATTCGCCCTCCTGCGACGATTGGTTTGACTCGTGCACACTCTTCAGCCCGTACGAGCGGCGCAACATTTTCGATTGCTGCGATTCCTGCGGCTTCGACTCTTCGTCCAGCTCCAGAGCCTTGCGCTTCAGGACCGGGGCGGCGGCGATCGGGGAGGTTTTCATGcccggcagcagcaccttGCCGCCAAAGGGCGAAACCTGTTTGACCGGGTGCTTGCGGGGACGCCCCACCGAACGCTTGGCCGGCGCTTCCTCGCTCATCTTcgcgtcggagtcgttcatgTAATCTTCCTCCTCATCGTCGTACTCGTCCTCCTCAGTCGTGGCATCTATTTTGCTATCCATCGAACCACCCTTGGCAATGCCACTGCCTCGACGATCCATCATCCTCACGGGCAGCTGCTTCTTCGGTGCAGCCGAATTCAGCACCTTCTGCGTGCGATTCACGAGCTCCCCGCTGTTGCCGCGTGACCGCAGCGAGTGGCGATCCACATCCATGTCGTCCATTTCGTCCTGATCGGCGGAATCTGTTGCAACGGAAGCGTGACAGGGGAATAAATCAGTGTGAAATGAGCGTAAAAAACATCTTCAACACGGAAACCGAAACAACACGTACCTGTGTCCACCGAGTCTATGGTCAGGTTCAGCTTGCGCCTTCCATCAAGCTGCTGCGAGCCCATGTGGCGGGATTTGCTAATGCTAATTGTCCTGTAGTCCAGCTTTTTAAGCACCTCCTTGCGAAGGTTTTTCACCGGTTCGGTGCGCGGCGCCTCCACATTCTTTTGCTTCGGCGGACGGCCCCTGCGCCTCGGTTGCCCGTCCGTCTGCGGAGTGGAACTGACGACCGAGCGCCGCACCACCAGTCCCGAATCTTCCGGATCATCGTTCTCCTCGTAATCGACAATGTACTCCTCCTCGGCGCTCATCTCGTTCTCGTCCACGGTGTTCCTGCCCGTCGGAACGAGCATTTCGTCGTTCATGTACTTTGGATTGGGCTTTATCGTGCGGCGCGATCTGCCCGCGGTTAGCGTCTCGGGCAGCTCTCTCATCCTCATCACCGGCTCCTCATCGTGCCTCTTTTTGATTCTCGGCATTTTTGCGACGCGTTGCCTGCCTGCCTTGCCTGCCAAACAATCGACGAGCACTACCACTGGCTGGAAACGAGGGTGAAAGCGGCCAAACGTCAAGAGcctaattaaaacaacattCCATCACAGTCGCTGCCGCTTGCTGGGGACATCAAGGCACCCCGACGACAGACGGCAACCTAATTAAAACTacctgaaacacacacacacacatacctggTACTTTTTGTTGGTTAAAATTTCCCTCCTAGTCAGTAACGCCCCTGGCCGCTGGATCGGCACGCCACCCCTTCGTCGAGGTTGGGCTTTCTGGCGAGGgggaattgttttgtttatcttcttCTCAGCAGTAGCGGACCGTCTACGGGTGACGGCGTACTGCGAGCCCGTTTTGACGCCGCTAGAGGTCGCTGACGGCGGTATtgtgaaaataatattctcACCCTGTTCCGAAATATTATCAATCAAGCTGGGTTCCCGCGCGAATGGGTGCCCCTTGTTACGTTTGCAGCTACGCCGACCAAACCCCTCCCTACACCCGGCACGGAAAGGGCAAATGCCACCGGGACTGTCCCCAAACAGCCAGCAGCAAAGTGAAGGAAGCAAAATTTAATCGTTTTTCACCGTCGACCCATATCGCCAGGGCCAAATTGGGACGAAATCAAGCGCTGTGTGTGTCCGATGTGCCCTTTGCCGATGCCACCCGCCACACtctttgttgtgctgtgtgtgtgtaccgctACTGAGGCCACGCTTTTTTTCCGGCAACTATTTTTCACCCACCAGCGTAAAGGCAAAACGAACAGCACGACGCATCACGCACAAAACCAACGCTTCGAAATTTGCAAAAGTTGACACTTTTTCTTGTTCGAGCTTCTTCGCGACGTTGCGTGTGTCCAACAAGGTATAGACAGCGGAAAGTGACGCTGTCAAGCTTTGTGACGCCGTAGCTGCCCCGTCCAAAATGGCGGAATGGGCAAAAATTCCCGAACGGGGTACGTTTACAGCACACGGTTCGGTGCTTCACGCGGTGGTGGGCGCTTGCTGTCAACTTTGACACCCGATGACAGACACAAAATTTCGACCAATCATTCTCGCGGACCGAGAGGAATCCCACGAAACgcgagaagaaggaaaagcggCCACAATTTCGTCCTGCTACTGAAACAAACGTCCCCGTCGTCGCGCAAACGAACAACAATGGAAAGCACGGTCGCACTGTACAAGCAGCTGAAGACGGAGTGGACCAAATCTCCGATCAATCTGAAACTATGTGGCACAATTCTGGACAAACTAAAGGTAAGTGTCGCGGGACTGTAAGGCGGTGGGAAAGAGACCCCTTCATGCTCCGTTTTTTACGATTGTTTATGAATGTgcattgtgtgtgcgttggctGTTTCAGGTGGCTCTGGCTGGCATGTCGTACATTCCGACCGGAAATGCACAGGCCAACCAGCAGGAGCTGCTGATCGCACGCGACATCCTCGAGATCGGTGTGGAGTACAGCATCGCCACCAAGAACATCCCGGCCTTCGAGCGTTACATCCTGCAGCTGAAATGGTTCTACTACGACTACAAGTAACTATCCATCTGGGGGAAAATCCCATCCGTTTATTCACATTGCTTACCGTAAACTCAACCTGCTTCCAGCACACTGATCGGTGAGTCCAAGAACAAGTACCAGCTGCTGGGATTGAACTTGCTGTTTCTGCTGTCCCAGAACCGGGTGGCCGAGTTTCACACcgagctggagctgctgcCCGCCGACATCATCCAGACGAACGCTTTCATCCGGCACCCGCTCGCGCTGGAGCAGTATCTGATGGAGGGACGGTACAACAAAATCTTCCAGGCGAAGGGTAACGTGCCGGCGGAAAGCTACAACTTCTTCATCGACATCCTGCTGCAGACGGTGCGGAACGAGATCGGTGCCTGTCTGGAAAGCTCGTACGAGCGCATCTCGCTCCAGGAGGCGGCCAAGCGGCTGAACCTGAAGTCCAAGGAGGAGGTGAAGCAGTTCGGCGAGAAGAAGGCCTGGAAGCTGAGCCCGGACGGGTTCTACCATTTCGTGAACGAGCTGGCCAAACCGAAGGAACCGATACCGTCGCAGGAGCTGGCCGAGCAGGCGATCATGTATGCGCGCGAGCTGGAAATGATCGTTTAAGGGCGCCTTTTCTGGTGGCCCGGTGTGCTAACGTACGTTCGATATAGAGGCAACATTCACACTCAACACTGTTATTTCGATTCAGTGTCTTTTTCGATCGGAATAAATACTACAACATATGTATTTCTCGTCCCATTGATGGTCATGTTACACAGCGCCCGGGAGAGCGGGGTCACTAAACAATTCGATATCGATTTACCGGTATCAGGCATTCCATGTCGTTGCACTCGTACACCCAAAGCGGTTTCACCAGCTCAGCCCGGCTGGACGACGGCAAGGTATGCTTGCTGCGAGCAATCACATAATCCGCCCTGGTCATCTCGGTGCAAACGCTTCTGTAAATGAGCAGAGGGCGGCAAAGCAATCCTTGGATTATGCTAACATCATTACTGTGTACGCGAGCATTTCGCTTCACTTACCCCCGGAACGTCTGTATGTACCGTTCGAGCTTAATATTATCCACGGCCGGCAACTCGGGATGCAGGTAAAACTTTTTCCCCTTGAAGAAATCCAACCCACCGTCCACTGCACCACTGTCCTCGTTTGCCCGATCGCCTTCCTCTTCCGTACTTTTCTCGTACACTTTCTGTGCAGATTGGCCATAGATAGCGTCCTCATCCGTGTCACTCAACTCGTGCAGCATTACGGCCCCTTCCTGTACGGTGTCCACTACGGTGACGTCGTCGGACTGGTTTTCCTCCACCTTGTCCACCGGTTTGTTCGCAATATCTACAATTTCAGCTTCCGAATCGGATGCATTTGCTTCCACCGTATCCAGGGCGAACTTGCGCCAGGAAAGTCGTTTCCGGTTGGTGTAACATTTTTTGATCCAGTCTTGCTTTACGATTTTTCCCTTCCCGTGCACCTGGTTGTACTTTGGAGTGTTTTTGTACGCACAGCTAAAAGCAACgaaagaaaattattttaaagggtgcaaatgattcgtTTTAATACAGTTCTTACATCAGATGGGTACAGGACGCATCCCAATCAGGCTTGTACTTAGCTCCCATCGCCAGCGCTTGGTTACGAATGTCGGCACGATCGGGATTCTGTGAAGGAAAGTGATCGAAGCAACCATTGAACAACAAGTGATGTACGAGCAGTGCAAATGGATCGTTCGGCCAAGATGGGAGACGCAGCAGAGCACTCGAAAGATATACCCAAAAAGTATTATCGTTACTTCTTGAAAGGTCTGGCATACTATACTTGCCACATGAACCGAGGTAATACAAGTGCAGAAATAGCTTTTCTTTACGATTTTTAAATTCGCACATTTTTTGCCGGTTTTTCTCGTTTCCAGCATGCACCTTGGCTGACCTGCAGGCATACGTGTTTCTGAAGAGCTTGCAGCAACTGTCCGAAGCCGACCTGACCTATCTCTCGAACGAGGTGATGGAGCAGCTCGTTGCCAGCGAAATAGCGGAAGACTACAATGGATACTATCGGCTGAACGAATGGCTACGATTCGCCAACGGTGGCAGTTCTTCCTCATCGGGACAAACGAAACCATTGGACCGTGCGATCGATACTCAGCTCAGCAGCGGTTCGGGGATGAAAAGGATAGTAAATTTCTCCAACACCGTCACAATGTGGCCCACCGATGCAGTGGACGGTGCGGCGACGGCCAGTCCATTGCCGCAACTGGAGGAATTTGTTCCCCTATGCCTGGATGACGGCGAAAAAGCCCCCGAAGGCCCCGGTAATGCATCCGCAAGCGATAGTGATGAAGAAAAATCCACGGAAACCACCGTAAACGATCCTACTAAAAAGGAACAGCCAGCTCCGGAAAAGGAACAACACAGCGATACGGACGATTCCAGTACGGCGAAAGAAAGTGACGATGGTTCCGATGAGGATGCGGATTCGAAAACAATCCCCCACAAACCCATCAAACAGGAACCGGAGGGAGAATCCAATCCAGATCCGGACAGTGGAGATGAAAAACCGAAAGCGGAATGAACAACTAGTGACGTGGAAATATCAAAATTTGGCAAAATTTGTGGAAAACGTAATCCAACGAAAGAATTAACATTTTGAAAACGAAAGTATGTCCCACTTACCTGTATTCCACTTATAACCAGAACCACATTTTCCAGCAGCTTGCCAAACGGTTTGTACTGTACCGGTTTCTTCTGTACCTCTGTATCACTGTCCTCCACGAGGCCGTTTGATAGTCTCGGTTTTTTCAAATTAGGTGAGGCGTCCCGTTGGTTGTTGGCCGGGCTTTTCGACGGAGAGGACAATCGCTTCGCAGGCGGCACCTTTTGCTTCTCGATGGACAATGGTGGACGGGATTGGTCCTGTGGTTTAACCGGTGTGTTCTTCTTCTGCTCAGAATGTACATGATTTGTTAGTGGTTTTCTAGCCTCCGGGGTTGTTGCAGTCAAGCTTTTCCTTTCGTCATTTCGCTTCAGTTCGCCATTCGTCGACCCGGCAAGGTTTAGGAATTCTTTAAACTTGGAAGAAGATGTATCGTGCAGTTTGGATGGTTTCTTCGAATCGGCCTTCGGTGTGAGGGCCGCTTCACGTCTTCCCCCCTCGCTACGGGCGTGCGATGTGGCCACACTTTCATTCATCTTCTTCGTCGGCTTATCATCCTCTGCGTCATACAGCACGGATACATCGTTACGGTTAACCTTCACGCTGGTGTGGACTATCTTCACGTCCTCCTCTTCATCGCTCTCCGCGAACgtttgtggttttggttttgcttgcgCCACACTGCGTACACTCCCGGGTGTGGGAATGTTCTTTTGCAGTACCTTCGGTGTGTTGCTGGCATCGCGCATCAAGGCACTGACGGATGGGCCCGCAGTGGTTGAGCTGATCGTTGCCGCCGTTTTGTTCTTCCAGCGGGCAAACACGCTCGAGCTTCCGGCATCGTCCGAATCCGGCGACTCTTCGCGCAGCTTAAACCGACCCAAGTTTAACCCGCCCAACGGCTTGTCTTTGGACTTGTCCGCTTCCTGCCGGATCTGCTGCTGGAATTTTTCCGGCACCAGactcttcttctcctttttgtCCACCCCGCCGCCGGTGGACGTGGTATGCAGCGCGACAAACGTAAGACCATACTTGACGCGCGAGTTGAACGGTTGGGTGCAGATGATCTTCACCAAATCCCACTTCTCGCCTGCCACCGACGGTATGAGGGCGGAAGAGCCGAAACACTGCACCCCGTTCGTGCCGGTCGAGTTGCGGCTGTCCACCGGGTTCATGAACTTGGTGGCAAGCAGAATTTCCGTGAAGGCCGGATTGCTTGGACCGCTCCGGGCAACCAGCACCTCGATCAGGGCGGAATGTTCGTTCCCGATGTCAATGCCGGTGATGTGGGTCGGTTCTTCGAGCCGTAGCACCACGAAGGCTTTCGGTTCGCCCGCTGCTCGACACTTCCATTTCTTGTTGCCGGGCTTCAGAAGATTCGAGGCGGGATAGTTCTGTAAATGGCGGGGAACGAATTCCATCAGTTCGGGAGGGTTTAGTATGGCCTGGTGGGCCGTTTACTTACCGGATCTTCTGAGCTAAACGATTCAATGGCTTTAAAACTCACGGAAGGCATTTGAACCGTGCGTGCTGGTCCTGTAAATACGCGAATAGCGCTTGCGGCGAGTCATGCCCAGTGTGGCGCGTAATTTTGACATTCGCGTAAACAAACGGACGGTGGAATATGGGATTCACAGCCTACGTGGACAGAATTATGGTAGcatattttgaaatattaatttaatcatCAGATATCAGTTATAcaacttttattattttaagaaCAACATTATCAAATTAGAAATATTCAATTATCTTGAAATTTTGCGATTTAAATTGATCGATCATTCATTCTCTACGTGCAGTGGTGTAACTGACACTTTGGAACAGCTGTTGTTTTGGCTTGCCGGTTTCTTGCTTTTCTCCTCCCTGGTGCATCTTCTCCAGAATCCTTCCTCCATGACACTCTTGCGCATCGTGCGGACTGTTGCAAGTGCCGTAAAATCTTTTCCCAACAACGTTCATTCGCTACCGGTCGCTTCCTGCCGAGCCTTCGCCACCTCAAACGCCATGGCTAACTGCGTTCGCGAAATCGAAGGTGACCTCTTCAGCGCTCCCAAGGACCATTCGCTGGCTCACTGCGTGGCAGCCGATCTGAAGATGGGCGCTGGCATCGCGGTAAGATTCAAGCAGCTCTACGGAAAGGTTGACGAACTGAAGGCGCAAAACGCGGGCGTCGGTGGTGTGGCCGTGCTGGCCGATGGTCCATCGCGATACGTCTACTATCTCATTACGAAGAAAACGTACAACCTGAAGCCCACGTACGACGATCTGACCAAGTCCCTGCGGGCGATGAAGGAACACATGGCGAAGAGCGGTGTTGGTAAGCTGGCCATTCCCCGGATCGGGTGCGGTATCGATGGGCTCGAGTGGGGCAAGGTAAAGGAAATCCTGAACACGGTATTCGGGGAAGATGGCGCGTACGAAATCGTTGTGTACAACTACGTGCCGAAGTAATTGCAATACCATAAGAAATCTCCATTAAGTTCCTTATCGATCGATATAGAAGATGCAGAGCatattgtaataaaaaaacgtttaaatttaaacggttTCATCTTTTCGTGCATGAAATAATATTGCGCCATTTCTCGGATTTGATTACACTTTTATTtctcctcacacacacacgcactgaaCGAATTAGCAACGGGCAAGTGCGTGAGGAAGCGCAGCGAAGCAAGCGGTGATCCGATTTCATTCACCGCCTACTTTACAATCTCCGTCACCAGCCCGGCAGCAATCGTCACACCCTCCACGCGCAGCATAATTCTGCCGAGATCCTTAAAATCCGCATACCGCTCCATGCCGATCGGTCGCTGAAATTCAATCTCCACCAGCGCGCACGAATTGTTGCCCAGACAGCGTGGATTCTTCTTGATGACCTCCCCGGTGCCCTTGTGCAGCTGTGCCTTCAGCTTGCGTATGGTGGCCGGCTCGATTAGCGACTGGtgatgcagcagcaccggaTAGCCGCGCGTGATCGGCACCTTGATGTTGAACACGACGATTCGTGCCAGTATCCGGGTGGCGAGCGGAACCGGATGGTAAATATCGGACAGGATGTAGCCGACCGAAATGTTGTTGATGTCGATGTTGGCCAGCGTTAGCGAGACCTGGTCGCCCGCAAACGCGGTCTGCTGTGGTAACTCGTCGATAGTAATGTTCTTGACCACGGCCTGCTCCTTGCTCGGGCACACCAGCACCTTATCGTTAACGCACACCATGCCCGACTCGATGCGACCGCAGAGGCAGAATCCGGAACCGGTACCTTTGAATATGTCTGCCACCGACAGGCGGAACGGTTTATCGATAGCACGGTCCGGTGTTTTAAAGGAATCTGGAATAGGAATTGAATGAAATCAGCACCCTTATGAAAGACAATCCTGGTAACAGTTAATTTACCTATCACTTTCAACAGTGTCGGTCCATTGTACCACGCGGTCAATGCTGGATCCGTTGGATCCTTTACCAGATTCTCGCCGGTAAGCCCAGAGCAGGGTACGTAGGTAACGTCCGCATCGCGGAACCCTGCCTGCTTGAGGAACACCTTCAGCTTGTTCACGATTTCATCGAATCGCTCCTTCGACCAACCCACCGTGTCCAGCTTGTTGACGACCACGCCCAGCTGACTAACGCCCAGCGAGCGCACCAGCAGAGCGTGCTCCCGTGTTTGGCCACCCTGCTCGAAGCCGGTTTCAAACTCACCGCGAGTCGCGTCCACAACGAGCAGTGCCACGTCCGCCTGATTCGCTCCCGATATCATGTTCGGGATAAAGTCCTTATGTCCTGGTGCATCGAGCAGTGTAATCTGGAAGAAGTGAAAAACGTGTAAATATGCAGCCCAAGCTCAAACTGAATCATTCCCAACCAACCGTTCGTTACCTCTTTCTTGGCCGTCTCGAACCGCGTGCTACCGACGTCCATCGTGATGCCCCGCTCGCGCTCCTCGCCCGTTTCGTCCAACACCCAGGCATACATGAAGCTCGATTTGCCGAGCTTTTTACTCTCCTGCTCGTGTTTGTGCATGATGCGCTGGGAAACATTGCCCGTGTCGTACAGCAAATGACCCATCAGTGTGCTCTTGCCCGCATCCACGTGCCCGATCACCACCATGTGGATGTGATCCTTCCGATCGCCCCGTTCCTTGCCAAACAGCTCCTTCGCATTCCGCGACGGTTCCTTCGGGGTGGATTTGaacgactgctgctgccgggcgGCTTCCTCGGTAATTTCGGGCGTATTGCGTCCGGATACACTGGGTGACTGCATCCGGGGGCTGCTGGTCACCTCAAAGGCGAGCGTTTTCTTCGCCACCGAAGCGTTGGGCGTTATGATCACGGTCGAGGCTGCATCGTTCGAAGGGCGCACGTCGGCCGAGGGCGTTGCGACGATGATCGGTACGTTGCGGCCAGCAGCTTGAAGCTTCTTCTCCGAGCGTTCCAGCAAACGTTCACCAATACCTAAAACATTCCATCGTGTGCGCACAGTTGAAGAAAGGGtgaaatgtataaaatattgCGAAATAAACCAACTGCAGTGCTCCTTCGTACGACGATCTCTTCTAATGGGACATacaaaaatagtttattttattaaaacttAAGCAGCTAATCAAAAGAGATACCGAAATTTAACGTTTAATACAATACACAAATACTAATCACTATCTATTGCCGGAGAAAAGTCATTCTTATCTCTGGAGCGTCTTTATACACTCTCGGTCTCGGTTCATTCAGTCATCATCAGCTCCGTAGTGTATTTCTACAATCTAAGGACGATATTTCTTGATATGCCCAAGCACTACATCATCCGGCGAGGGCACATCGAATCGAAACGGCACGACGGTGGTATACTTTGGAAAGTAGTGCGAAACATGCACCGGAAGCTTTCGCTTCCTGTACCGTATACCAACCACAACGCCCATCGGAGAGGAGGTCAAGGTGCGGTGGCTCGAAAGATCCCTTTCCAGCACCTCACTGGCATCGATCGTACAGAACTCATCGATCGTCGGTTTCACCGTTTCCGTAATATCACAATCGATGAAACCGTACTGAATGTGGTCCACCGAAGCTGTGCCTGTTTGCTTTAAGCTTTTGCCACTGCCTGCTGCAACAGCGGTTGCGTCCGGTTTCTTCTTGATCAGGGCCGATTTCAAGTCCAATATCCAACCGGTCTGCCCAAGCATCTGCTGGTCAGTGGATTGGGAGGGTGGAGCAGCAGTACCGCCACCACTCGCCACCGCTGTTGGGGGGGAAGCGCACGCGAACGGTTGCTTGAACAGTTGGGGGACGGCAAATCTTGGCGACGCGGCGGTGGCAGGAAAGGAGGGAGGCGTTCCTTTCGATTCAAGATGGTGTTTGGCCAGATCGGAAAGATTCGTAAAAGATTTCATCGCGACAGGAGTGCTCGCACCGATCGAAAGGGCGGCAAACTGTGCCAGCGTGGACGATTGCTTGAGTGTGCCGGGTTcattgttttccttccccccACCTTCGGCACacccggtggtggtgttctTATCGACCGGAGGGTCACTTAGCGAGTTCTGTTTCATGCGCTGTTTTACAAGATCATTTAAATTgccgctaccaccaccaccaccaccgccaccaccgccaacgGCACCGAATTGCACTTTGGGCAGAGCGAAACGTGCGGAACCTAACGTAGTAGGCTGATTGTTGGGCGCCAAATTCCCTCGAGAAGTAGAAGAAGCTTTTAAATCTTACCTTCCGTAAGCAATCCAATTGTGATGCCCATCCGAAGTGTTTCCAAGGTGTGTTAAGGCAAGCGGCCGCAAACAGGAGAGATGACACCGAAAAGAAAGAAGCGTTAAAAATGAACGTCCGTTAGTATGCTTTTGGGGCACTCTGCTTCAGCGTACACGTGCGCGCACGATATCGCacgaaattgaattgaatcgtCTTCGAGATCGATACCGGACATTTATACCACACCGGCACATTGGCAAAAACACAATGCTTTTGGATGAAAGCATAacttaagcaaaacaaactaaaatacttttaaaaggccaaatttgtttaaaaaaattgcaagTAAGAGCAATGCAGattaataaaataagaaataatttaaatattaaaaatggaaCATTGCACATTATTGCCCTTGCCCATAGTTGCAGTGCAAATTTCACAACATGCAATGAATTCACCCGCCGTACTGTGCCATGTGGTG contains:
- the LOC120897075 gene encoding HBS1-like protein, which codes for MSRHRNVRNAVYDDYDDDDYQYGQSVEDDCISPTDASQWIYDRAKGQQSMSEFLANNRDIEEEDDDELAAETGREGPAHKRRDSECFQMPELNDEDRARLMSCMDEIRDIVGETCSDRQMVEAIMKHDYECSKALDEILNSNKTPPAALGAKPGSKLTAGAAMEKGIGERLLERSEKKLQAAGRNVPIIVATPSADVRPSNDAASTVIITPNASVAKKTLAFEVTSSPRMQSPSVSGRNTPEITEEAARQQQSFKSTPKEPSRNAKELFGKERGDRKDHIHMVVIGHVDAGKSTLMGHLLYDTGNVSQRIMHKHEQESKKLGKSSFMYAWVLDETGEERERGITMDVGSTRFETAKKEITLLDAPGHKDFIPNMISGANQADVALLVVDATRGEFETGFEQGGQTREHALLVRSLGVSQLGVVVNKLDTVGWSKERFDEIVNKLKVFLKQAGFRDADVTYVPCSGLTGENLVKDPTDPALTAWYNGPTLLKVIDSFKTPDRAIDKPFRLSVADIFKGTGSGFCLCGRIESGMVCVNDKVLVCPSKEQAVVKNITIDELPQQTAFAGDQVSLTLANIDINNISVGYILSDIYHPVPLATRILARIVVFNIKVPITRGYPVLLHHQSLIEPATIRKLKAQLHKGTGEVIKKNPRCLGNNSCALVEIEFQRPIGMERYADFKDLGRIMLRVEGVTIAAGLVTEIVK